Proteins from one Sabethes cyaneus chromosome 2, idSabCyanKW18_F2, whole genome shotgun sequence genomic window:
- the LOC128735546 gene encoding LOW QUALITY PROTEIN: prostatic spermine-binding protein-like (The sequence of the model RefSeq protein was modified relative to this genomic sequence to represent the inferred CDS: substituted 1 base at 1 genomic stop codon) — translation MTNTTMADENEEDHGDDNDDDNIDNKKDDDVDDSEEDDNGDDNDDDNEEDNDDDDDVDEDNDDDDVDDDDDDDDGEEEDDGDNNDDGDDNEKDDDNGRRQRXRRRCRRGRQRGRQR, via the exons ATGACGAATACGACGATGGCG GACGAAAACGAAGAGGACCACGGCGACGACAACGATGACGACAACATTGACAACAAAAAAGATGACGATGTCGACGACAGCGAAGAAGACGACAATGGCGACGAcaatgacgacgacaacgaagaagacaacgatgacgacgacgatgtcGACGAGgacaacgatgacgacgacgttgacgacgatgatgacgacgatgacggcGAGGAAGAGGACGATGGCGATAATAATGATGATGGCGACGACAACGAAAAAGACGACGACAACG GAAGAAgacaacgatgacgacgacgatgtcGACGAGGACGACAACGAGGACgacaacgatga